GTAAATTCAACAAAACACTACGATTTTTAGGCGTTGCAAAACTGTTGTCGTTGTTATAAAAAACAACGGTCTCAAAAGTGGCGAAACTGTTGTCGTACATATATTATGACAACAGATTAAAATCGTTGCAAAACTATTGTCAATAGTGCTAAATAACAACGGTTTAAAACTGTTGCGAAACTGTTGTCGTTGGTAGAAAATACAACGGTTTAAACCCATTGCAAAACCGTTGTTGTTGgtataaaagacaacggtttaaaacccttgcaaaaccgttgtcgttggtAGAAATTACAACGGTTTAACACCGTtgcaaaaccgttgtcgttgataGAAAAGACAACGGTGTAAAATCGTTGTCATTGAAGACACTTCAACAACACCCtcagttacaacagttttaaatgGCATACGAAATCCGTTGTCGTTTGgcgtttttgttgtagtgcGAGTTTGAGAtaacgagtccagagttttatttaccactttatatcgatacatgtcttctgatttgatacatgatatggatatgtgtttcatgcttttctatatgcttttatatgactgcatagtttacattgtttatactcgGATTATATTTTCAtcgagttatccggctgttgtcttgtttgtatgtgtgcatgacaacaggtgggacatgatcagggtcacgaagagaatgagagattcaagattagcgtggagatccggacttagagtagattgatttcagtacttgatgtagtggctgaactctagttgcaataaacatatgttgtacatgatttgtactttatgttgatatttatatcagattgattactttacgtttccgcatttgtatttaaaaaaaaaataatttagacccagattaattaaatgatcctaataatgattaagaagatgaattatgttcgggtccccacaacaacaATTTTAGTTTTTGATTGGGGATTTTTCTCTAATTATCCCATGATATAATAGTAAAATTGTCATTGATACGATCGAAGTTAAAAGAAATAAATTGTGATGAACCAAAAACTATTACATGAGAACAGAAAACAAATAAAACATCGTGCATAGAGATTTTTTCTTTAGCACGAACCCTTCAATAATTTAGACTGAACGATGAAGATGTAGAAGCCAAGAAACAGATCCACGTGATCCCTTCATTTCTGTTGTCATCTATTGCAAATTCTTACATGCATCGCCCGCGTTGATGTACATATAGCCTTATCTCTTACGTCATGGGTAACGTAATATGTTGCTTTGTGATGTCACCCACCTCCACCTTTCTTCCCCCAATAAATCAGCAATAACGGGTACTCCAATTATTCCCATTTCTTAATTTTATACACTAACTTGTAGGATATATATAAATTctgttaattaattttataatttgacATGATGTATAATTTGAAAGTACAtggtatatttttatacaaactATAATAGTATCGAATTTATTTTTTACGTCAAAATTTAATATGActtcttatttataatttattaatcttataaaaataaatatattattgtgAAATATATATGGCAAACGAAAAATTGATGCACGTTTTGATGTATATAAATTATACAgctttatttataataaaaacaattaaaaacacACCAAttgaactatatatatatatatatatatatatatatatatatatatatagaacgGAAATGGATCGAGACGGATGTTtgagtatatataaaattataatttaattgaataaaaatatgattattttgtgAAAATGGGACATATTAACCTTTGTAAGAAAGTAGAGAGCATGGGTTGCAGGTTTGTAGATGACATTGTAGTAGtgggaatttttttttaccaattGGATTTTGTCAATATTTAAGAAACGTGAACTATGAAATATTGTATCCAAGTCAACTCACTTAAATGAGGttaatgttttattaaattaattaattaattattaaaagtaaatacataacataacataCATGGACACTTCTCAGTTTTATAAAGTTAATTAATAAGTTtaaaaatcagtttctaatatgaaataaaatattacttatttatATAAGTAGCCAATCGActcaaaatgataaaaaaaaaatattaataaagaaAAATAGGACACTAGacgaacataataataataaaaaaaagatcAAGGGGTGATAATTAATTGTAGGTTCAAAAATCAttatatttaatgaaaataaataataaaataataaattactcgaagaaattattattatttttattttttttaaaaataaataggtGGCTTAAGAAATGCCTGTTTTTCGAACGACCACTTGCTCTATTTTTTCGTATATAACAAACCTCTGATTCAGTCATTTCTCCTCCATGTCCCCAGTAAAATCTCGACGGCGGCGATGAAAGGCGTTCGAAACAACTGGCCGCTAGCAGATAACGGCGTCCGCCTCGAGCTCACCCCGACCACCACCTCCCCTCTCGCTATCGACGTCTCCGAATCCACCGAGATGCGCATCCAACGCCTCATCTCTGAGAACCCTCTGATCATCTTCAGCCGATCTTCTTGCTGCATGTGCCATGTCATGAAACATCTCCTCTCCACCATCGGCGTCTACCCCACGGTCATAgagctcgaagaagacgaaaTCACAACTCTCATCCAGCGGGAGACCAGCGATGACGCGACCTCAGCCGGCGCGAGTGGGGTCCCGGCGTTGTACATAGGCGGCGTGTGTGTTGGTGGCTTCGAGAGTCTGGCTGCTTTACATTTGAGTAATAATCTGGTCCCCAAGCTTGTCGAAGTTGGTGCTCTTAGAAATGAAATCTTAGGCAGCTAGCCCTTAAATAAATGCTACTCATtattactaataattataatatcatattagtgatgaaatttatgtatatataaattaaatatttctatgagaatattaatataaattataattgttatgatttcttTTCCTATGTTGTAAGCTTGTGAATTAGtattttcttgttgttcttgaAATTGTAGCTAGGATAAAtttaagttgaatttatgattgaATATGTAAATTCAGTGCATCTTTATAAATTTGCAAGACTAGTGGGCTGTAATTTTCACCAGATTCAGTTATTAATCACTTCATTTTACTCACAGGGGTAGGGGTGTTCCTGATTCCCATGGTGAAACCTAAATTCAgagattatatttttataattgttgTTATCTAAATTTTGCAAAATTTTCCATAGAATTTTGggaattttatttatatatatttttacgaatatttaagtaatttgtaatatccaagctttgtgaacggtacggtttaagatttcgtatgtttatggactacttggttaagtttaagtatagttttgatgttaagagttgtgatctatgatttatagtattgttgatataGATGATGCGTGGTTATAGTATAGCGTCGTTGCGATtaaattcatggtaatttgtatgttgtgccaattggtatgaggccaatcggAGTGGTTAGATTAGActtagaggtgcaactttcttgttgagagtgttgccgaattatgagagAAGCGACGTTACGATTCGATTTTTAGATGCAAAGCTTGTTGTTGGCTTCAGGGGAGACTGCACCCGCGCTGGagaagacaccgcacccgcggtgtttgggcagagaccagagcgcacccgcggtaagaactcagcgcacccgcggtcgtcgttTTCAGATTTTTGAATGTTGTCCAGTAcacgcagcgcacccgcggtcgatgaacagtaaagtcgtgttttttgttttaagtgattaaatacaAGGTTTACTCTCATTTCTCTCCTCCACTTCTCAATTCTTCAGCTCCAAGGAGGCTAGGGTTCTCAATTTCTTCCATTTGTGCCTTTGATTTAAGcttgttgttggattattgaagtgagaacaaggttctttGGGGTTCAAGGAGTTAAGGTAAGCTTatggtttagttattctttggattttggtgttggggagaaatcatgggtttgttgattgtgttggttttatgggttttatggtatggttgtttgattattgggttgttgatggtgcaatacatgatttattgttgtagattttgtaccaagagattagattcaagctttcctattggttgtaagtggaattcattccttgtgctcacatgaagtatatgtattgtatttcaatgattttaacatgctattcccttccacttgattcatgttatgtattgatatactttgttgtatattgagATACTTTGTTGTATCAATTATGTCAAAGagaatacaaaagagaagagTCTTCgaagtgtttgttttaatgccaaagagagagttcaaattgatttattggattgataaagagatagtaagagattgcatgcaattagttgatcaatgaccataggcttatatcccaacagagtatcgatttatatcgatgggatataggtacagagacagagatactatttaaatgtcaatccaccagagaaaagagaaatatcatcgttATTATTATGCTATaccatgttattcatgtttcaagagttagatggtatttaatgatttcaaagtcatgttttacagagtatgatatgtatccgttgttatgtaagagtttcacttgctgagttttatactcatttcagttatttcatgtgatgcagataagagtgacgggccaagacgttgattggagccgaggtcatatgcatagaagatggaaggaagaaggctattttgttagcattgttggacatgatcaaaatgatattttgtattttgatgcaacacttatttgatcatgtatatacttttgattgtatatattgaaaatgtgtttatgtcaagaaaattttaaatcattcttccctctaagtaaatttttaattttccgctgtgttattttatataatCAGGCAGAGGTATTACACAATTGAAGTTGAATATTCCTGAGTTTGTTTTTATAATCCTTGGATGAAATGATTCCAA
This window of the Primulina tabacum isolate GXHZ01 chromosome 4, ASM2559414v2, whole genome shotgun sequence genome carries:
- the LOC142541556 gene encoding glutaredoxin-C6-like; translation: MKGVRNNWPLADNGVRLELTPTTTSPLAIDVSESTEMRIQRLISENPLIIFSRSSCCMCHVMKHLLSTIGVYPTVIELEEDEITTLIQRETSDDATSAGASGVPALYIGGVCVGGFESLAALHLSNNLVPKLVEVGALRNEILGS